One Chryseobacterium sp. StRB126 genomic region harbors:
- the groL gene encoding chaperonin GroEL (60 kDa chaperone family; promotes refolding of misfolded polypeptides especially under stressful conditions; forms two stacked rings of heptamers to form a barrel-shaped 14mer; ends can be capped by GroES; misfolded proteins enter the barrel where they are refolded when GroES binds), which yields MAKEIKFDIESRDALKRGVDALANAVKVTLGPKGRNVVIEKSFGAPHVTKDGVSVAKEIELEDRVENMGAQMVKEVASKTNDIAGDGTTTATVLAQAIVREGLKNVAAGANPMDLKRGIDKAVTAVVENLKSQSKTVGDSTEMVKQVASVSANNDETIGALIAEAFGKVGKEGVITVEEAKGIDTTVDVVEGMQFDRGYQSPYFVTNPEKMLAELENPYILLVEKKISSMKELLPVLEPIAQGGKSLLIISEEVEGEALATLVVNKLRGSLKIAAVKAPGFGDRRKAMLEDIAILTGGQVISEEQGFTMENISLDMLGTAEKVTIDKDNTTVVNGGGDEAKIKGRVAQIKAQMETTTSDYDREKLQERLAKLAGGVAVLYVGAASEVEMKEKKDRVDDALHATRAAVEEGIVAGGGVALVRAISALDNLTGINSDETTGIKIVKRAIEEPLRQIVANAGGEGSVIVAKVAEGSGDFGYNAKTDEYVHMLEAGIIDPTKVTRVALENAASVSGMLLTTECVITEIKSAEPAMPMGGGMPGMM from the coding sequence ATGGCAAAAGAAATAAAATTCGATATTGAATCAAGAGACGCTCTAAAGAGAGGAGTTGATGCATTAGCAAATGCAGTAAAAGTAACTTTAGGTCCTAAAGGAAGAAACGTAGTAATCGAAAAATCTTTCGGTGCTCCACACGTAACTAAGGATGGTGTTTCTGTTGCAAAAGAAATCGAACTTGAAGATAGAGTAGAAAATATGGGTGCGCAAATGGTAAAAGAAGTTGCGTCCAAAACTAATGATATCGCAGGAGACGGTACTACTACCGCTACTGTATTGGCACAAGCTATCGTAAGAGAAGGTCTTAAGAATGTAGCTGCAGGTGCTAACCCAATGGATCTTAAAAGAGGTATTGACAAAGCAGTAACTGCTGTTGTTGAAAACCTTAAATCTCAATCTAAAACGGTTGGAGATTCTACAGAAATGGTGAAGCAAGTAGCTTCAGTTTCTGCTAACAATGACGAAACTATCGGTGCTTTAATCGCTGAAGCTTTCGGAAAAGTTGGAAAAGAAGGAGTAATTACTGTAGAAGAAGCTAAAGGTATCGATACAACAGTAGATGTTGTAGAAGGTATGCAGTTCGACAGAGGATACCAGTCACCATACTTTGTGACTAACCCTGAGAAAATGTTAGCTGAACTAGAAAACCCATATATCCTTTTAGTAGAGAAGAAAATTTCTTCAATGAAAGAATTACTTCCGGTTCTTGAGCCAATTGCACAAGGTGGTAAGTCTCTATTAATCATCTCTGAAGAAGTTGAAGGTGAAGCTTTAGCTACTTTGGTAGTAAACAAACTAAGAGGTTCTCTTAAAATTGCTGCTGTAAAAGCTCCAGGATTCGGAGACAGAAGAAAAGCAATGTTAGAAGATATCGCGATCCTTACAGGTGGACAGGTGATCTCTGAAGAGCAAGGTTTCACTATGGAAAACATCTCTTTAGATATGCTTGGAACTGCTGAGAAAGTAACAATTGACAAAGACAACACAACTGTTGTAAACGGTGGTGGTGATGAAGCTAAAATCAAAGGAAGAGTAGCTCAGATCAAAGCTCAGATGGAAACTACAACTTCTGATTACGATAGAGAGAAACTTCAGGAGAGATTAGCTAAGTTAGCTGGTGGTGTTGCTGTACTTTATGTAGGAGCTGCTTCTGAAGTAGAAATGAAAGAGAAAAAAGACAGAGTAGATGATGCTCTACACGCTACAAGAGCTGCTGTAGAAGAAGGTATTGTTGCAGGTGGTGGTGTTGCTTTAGTAAGAGCAATCTCTGCTTTAGATAACCTTACAGGGATCAATTCTGACGAAACTACAGGGATCAAAATCGTTAAGAGAGCTATCGAGGAGCCATTAAGACAAATCGTTGCTAACGCAGGTGGTGAAGGTTCTGTAATTGTTGCTAAAGTAGCAGAAGGATCAGGAGACTTCGGATACAACGCGAAAACTGACGAGTATGTTCACATGCTTGAAGCAGGTATCATTGACCCAACTAAAGTAACAAGAGTTGCCCTTGAAAACGCCGCTTCTGTTTCTGGAATGCTTTTAACAACTGAATGTGTTATCACTGAAATTAAGAGCGCTGAGCCAGCTATGCCAATGGGTGGTGGAATGCCAGGAATGATGTAA
- a CDS encoding DUF2490 domain-containing protein, with the protein MKVKLSLITIFLLGFSQIVCAQSRDNYNMWFQYLMSAKLTDKSTLTALSQYRSFDLAYDTRLFLVSAYVDYEVANEVKPALGMMFLILDSYKSDNTKRERYEKRPFQQVSLGGNIGRTSISHRFRVEERFISNPDEFIVRLRYLISLRIPFNKTGEKEKFYGILKNEIRMNVVKEDPFDSNRLTAGIGIKVGKNSAIEVAFINQLETGSTSNYAYVGYRNSFDWRKNKNK; encoded by the coding sequence ATGAAAGTTAAATTATCATTAATCACCATTTTCTTATTGGGATTTAGCCAAATTGTCTGTGCGCAAAGCCGTGACAATTACAATATGTGGTTTCAATATCTCATGTCTGCAAAATTGACTGACAAAAGCACTTTAACTGCGCTTTCTCAATATCGGTCATTTGATCTGGCTTATGACACCAGGCTTTTTCTGGTCTCAGCTTATGTTGATTACGAGGTAGCCAATGAAGTAAAGCCTGCTTTGGGAATGATGTTTCTTATCCTGGACTCCTATAAATCTGACAATACCAAAAGAGAGAGGTACGAAAAAAGACCATTTCAGCAAGTGAGTCTTGGGGGAAATATCGGACGAACTTCTATCTCTCATCGATTTCGGGTAGAAGAACGGTTTATCAGTAATCCTGATGAATTTATTGTCAGACTGAGATATCTTATTTCTTTGAGAATTCCATTCAACAAAACCGGAGAGAAAGAAAAATTTTACGGGATTCTGAAAAATGAAATCAGAATGAATGTGGTGAAAGAAGATCCGTTTGACAGTAACCGATTAACAGCCGGAATAGGGATAAAAGTCGGAAAAAACTCGGCGATAGAAGTCGCTTTTATCAATCAGCTTGAAACCGGTTCTACAAGCAACTATGCTTATGTTGGCTACCGAAACAGTTTTGACTGGAGAAAAAATAAAAATAAATAA
- a CDS encoding sensor histidine kinase: MKRLMEYHWGFLLKFQHILFFLLFFIITFFTENYFLDVPELIWSVLFVIIFNIGIYYLVYFYLVPRFYLSNKYPEFILYAFICFLVSSLFRILLEPAVFNMEFNETLSNTKFLYNVYTAQGIVILVASFLGITKDKFLIEQDFKELGEEKDQLYLALLKSKLNPHFLLNTLNNIYSKSFNPSENTSESILQLSRLLQYVIYDTNKEKITLMQEFSSIKSLIGLYQLKYHNVLDIDFQINDEEILEFIEIPPSVCLTLFENALKHSAVGIEADSFIKVNYEIYDQEFVFEIKNSVAQNKNLIENSDNNGLGNEAVISILEKYYPKRFTFISKATENNTYETLLKIKL, translated from the coding sequence TTGAAAAGACTGATGGAATATCATTGGGGGTTTTTGCTGAAGTTTCAGCATATCTTATTCTTTTTACTCTTTTTTATTATCACTTTTTTTACCGAAAATTACTTTTTAGATGTTCCGGAACTGATTTGGTCCGTATTATTTGTTATTATTTTCAATATTGGGATTTACTATTTGGTGTACTTTTATCTCGTTCCCCGATTTTATCTTTCCAATAAATATCCTGAGTTTATCTTGTATGCCTTTATCTGTTTTCTGGTATCAAGTCTTTTCAGAATTTTACTGGAGCCGGCAGTGTTTAATATGGAGTTTAATGAGACCTTATCCAATACAAAATTTTTATACAACGTCTACACGGCACAGGGGATTGTGATTTTGGTGGCCTCATTTCTGGGGATTACAAAAGATAAATTTTTGATTGAACAGGATTTTAAAGAATTAGGGGAGGAAAAAGATCAACTGTATCTTGCTCTTTTGAAATCCAAATTAAATCCGCATTTTCTGCTGAATACGCTTAATAATATCTATTCTAAAAGCTTTAATCCGTCTGAAAATACTTCAGAATCTATTTTGCAGCTCAGTAGATTGCTTCAGTACGTTATTTATGATACCAATAAAGAGAAAATTACCCTTATGCAGGAATTTTCATCCATTAAATCACTCATTGGGCTCTACCAGTTGAAGTATCATAATGTATTGGATATTGATTTTCAAATTAATGATGAAGAAATTCTGGAATTTATTGAAATTCCACCCTCCGTTTGTTTGACATTATTTGAAAATGCTCTGAAACATTCAGCAGTAGGAATAGAGGCAGATAGCTTTATAAAAGTTAATTATGAAATTTATGATCAGGAATTTGTATTTGAAATCAAAAATTCTGTAGCACAAAATAAAAATCTTATCGAGAATTCCGATAATAACGGATTGGGAAATGAAGCTGTTATCAGTATTCTGGAGAAATATTACCCTAAAAGGTTTACTTTTATATCCAAAGCAACCGAAAACAATACATACGAGACTCTTTTAAAAATTAAATTATAA
- a CDS encoding cation:dicarboxylate symporter family transporter, whose protein sequence is MNFLQSQKTFTGKYLKNLTLYVFTAMICGVLAGHYASEESIKLGVVSRYFFMILEAFILPVIFMAIIYGICQLSEIKNASNIVLQTILYFLTVSSIAIILGLTFGLVMQPGSDTGIDVTRISTTLPKTFEIKDGRLSTVLYLNRHGIFLFLSILTGVTMNLSSKKEKFLKVLDRGTGLFYTVIKYLYIILPFIIFCNIAYGVAVYGINTLLPLSKVVATVYLADIVFIFGILGFISYLFRFNLWKFLLDIKEEIILVITTSSSKTAFPLIFEKMESQGYSRKILRFIIPLGYNFNLAGACIYISVTCCFLVQFYNISLSFNDYVWLFVIISITSKTASGVPGSGFLALIFTLNRFGKIPLTDIALLYTVDRFMNEARSVTNFIGIAVSGAIISKINQHQNSEVPSA, encoded by the coding sequence ATGAATTTCCTACAGTCCCAAAAAACATTCACCGGCAAATACCTCAAAAATCTTACTTTGTATGTATTTACTGCCATGATATGCGGTGTACTGGCAGGACATTATGCTTCTGAAGAAAGTATAAAACTTGGAGTAGTAAGCCGGTATTTTTTTATGATTCTGGAAGCTTTTATTCTTCCTGTTATTTTTATGGCTATTATTTACGGAATCTGTCAATTATCCGAAATCAAAAATGCCAGTAATATTGTATTGCAAACCATTTTATATTTTTTAACAGTAAGCTCAATAGCCATAATATTAGGTCTTACCTTTGGTTTAGTGATGCAACCCGGTTCCGATACCGGAATTGATGTTACCCGTATCAGTACTACTCTTCCCAAGACCTTTGAAATAAAAGACGGACGTCTTTCTACTGTTTTATATCTCAACAGGCATGGTATTTTTCTTTTCCTTTCCATTTTGACAGGAGTTACTATGAACTTATCTTCAAAAAAAGAAAAGTTTCTGAAAGTCTTAGATCGTGGGACAGGTCTGTTTTACACTGTTATTAAATATCTTTATATTATTCTTCCTTTTATTATTTTCTGCAATATTGCTTATGGTGTTGCTGTATATGGCATCAACACCCTTTTACCATTAAGTAAAGTGGTTGCTACGGTTTATCTTGCAGACATTGTATTTATTTTTGGAATTTTAGGTTTTATCTCTTACCTGTTTAGATTCAATCTGTGGAAATTTTTATTGGATATTAAGGAAGAGATAATTCTAGTCATCACCACTTCATCTTCCAAGACCGCTTTCCCATTAATTTTTGAAAAAATGGAATCTCAAGGGTATAGCAGAAAAATTTTAAGATTCATTATTCCTTTGGGGTATAATTTTAATCTTGCCGGCGCCTGTATTTACATTTCGGTAACCTGCTGTTTTCTTGTTCAGTTTTATAATATTTCTTTAAGTTTTAATGATTATGTATGGCTATTTGTCATTATTTCCATTACTTCAAAAACAGCATCCGGTGTACCCGGTTCAGGATTTTTAGCTCTTATCTTTACCTTGAACAGATTTGGAAAAATTCCATTAACGGATATTGCCCTTCTTTATACCGTAGACCGTTTTATGAATGAAGCCAGATCGGTAACCAATTTTATCGGCATTGCGGTTTCAGGAGCTATTATTTCTAAAATAAATCAGCATCAGAACAGCGAAGTACCTTCTGCTTAA
- the groES gene encoding co-chaperone GroES, translating to MSVNFKPLADRVLVEPIAAETKTASGIIIPDTAKEKPQEGTVVAVGPGKKDEPTTVQVGDKVLYGKYSGSELKLEGKDYLIVKEADLLGIIG from the coding sequence ATGTCAGTAAACTTTAAACCATTGGCAGACAGAGTTCTGGTAGAGCCAATCGCAGCAGAAACTAAAACAGCTTCAGGTATTATTATCCCGGACACTGCAAAGGAAAAGCCGCAAGAAGGCACTGTAGTGGCAGTAGGTCCTGGTAAAAAAGATGAGCCTACAACTGTTCAGGTAGGTGACAAAGTTCTTTATGGAAAATATTCAGGTTCTGAATTGAAATTAGAAGGTAAAGATTACTTAATTGTAAAAGAAGCTGACTTACTTGGGATCATCGGATAA
- a CDS encoding CitMHS family transporter, which translates to MLTLLGFLMIIIFMVLIMNKKMTPLTALVIIPVAIALIAGFGSNLGEMMKNGVKEIALTGVMLIFAILYFSLMIDTGLFEPLVNLILKAVGDNPVKTTIGTAILTTLVSLDGDGSSTYIIVVAAMLPLYKKQGMNPLTLTCIIMLAGGIMNILPWGGPTARVMSSLKLGHTEIFVPMIPIMTLGILWVIFVAYILGKKEKKRIAKYGKHIQYSTSDISGEADPKLLRPKLIWINLFLTLILLIVMILDIVPLGIAFMIAFCIASVINYPKLKDQQKIMSKHAGNALSVAGMIFGAGIFTGILNGTGIMQAMGNSMIEIVPKSWGGYLNIITAIFSVPLTFFLTNDAYYFGILPIIEATGHQLDIAPEILGRASLVGQASHLLSPLVPSTYLLVSLAGVEYSDHLKYTLKWAIGSSVIMLIGALLLGTI; encoded by the coding sequence ATGCTTACACTCCTTGGATTTCTGATGATTATCATTTTTATGGTGCTCATCATGAATAAAAAAATGACTCCTCTTACCGCCTTAGTTATTATTCCTGTAGCAATAGCATTAATAGCTGGTTTTGGTTCAAATCTGGGAGAAATGATGAAAAACGGAGTCAAAGAAATTGCCCTTACCGGCGTCATGCTCATTTTTGCCATTCTTTATTTCAGCTTAATGATAGACACTGGCCTTTTTGAGCCCTTAGTAAATCTTATTTTAAAAGCTGTGGGAGATAATCCTGTAAAAACTACTATAGGAACAGCTATTCTCACCACTCTGGTTTCTCTTGACGGTGATGGCTCTTCTACCTATATTATTGTGGTTGCAGCTATGCTCCCTTTATATAAAAAGCAAGGCATGAATCCTCTTACCCTAACCTGTATTATCATGCTGGCTGGAGGAATTATGAACATCTTACCTTGGGGAGGGCCTACTGCACGCGTGATGAGCTCCCTGAAACTGGGACATACAGAAATTTTTGTCCCTATGATTCCTATTATGACTTTAGGAATTCTTTGGGTGATATTTGTGGCTTATATCTTAGGAAAAAAGGAGAAAAAACGCATTGCAAAATATGGAAAACACATTCAATATAGTACGAGCGACATTAGTGGGGAGGCTGATCCTAAACTGCTTCGTCCAAAGCTGATCTGGATCAACCTTTTCCTGACGCTCATCTTGTTGATTGTTATGATACTGGATATTGTTCCCCTAGGAATTGCTTTTATGATTGCATTCTGTATTGCATCTGTTATCAACTATCCTAAACTGAAAGATCAGCAAAAGATCATGTCAAAACATGCAGGAAACGCTCTGTCTGTGGCAGGAATGATTTTTGGAGCTGGTATTTTCACAGGAATCCTCAACGGAACAGGAATCATGCAGGCAATGGGAAACAGTATGATTGAAATTGTTCCCAAAAGCTGGGGTGGCTATCTCAATATTATTACCGCCATTTTCAGTGTTCCACTTACCTTCTTTCTTACTAATGATGCTTATTATTTTGGAATATTGCCAATTATTGAGGCTACGGGCCATCAATTGGATATTGCTCCTGAAATATTGGGAAGAGCCAGCCTTGTGGGGCAGGCCTCGCATTTACTGAGTCCGCTTGTTCCTTCCACCTATCTTTTGGTATCATTAGCTGGTGTGGAATATTCAGACCATCTTAAATACACATTAAAGTGGGCAATCGGATCATCGGTTATCATGCTTATAGGAGCGCTGCTTCTCGGAACGATATAA